One part of the Rutidosis leptorrhynchoides isolate AG116_Rl617_1_P2 chromosome 1, CSIRO_AGI_Rlap_v1, whole genome shotgun sequence genome encodes these proteins:
- the LOC139878632 gene encoding ubiquitin-related modifier 1 homolog 1-like has product MQLTLEFGGGLELLCDSVKIHSVDVDLPAEENKLTMKHLLAWVRSTLIKERPEMFMKGDTVRPGVLVLVNDCDWELSGQLDTTLENKDVVVFISTLHGG; this is encoded by the exons TGGAGGACTTGAACTTCTTTGTGACTCAGTGAAGATCCATAGCGTCGATGTTGACCTACCAGCTGAAGAAAACAAG TTGACCATGAAGCACTTGCTTGCTTGGGTTCGATCCACTTTAATCAAGGAGAGGCCTGAAATGTTCATGAAGGGAGACACCGT GCGGCCAGGGGTTCTTGTTCTTGTGAACGATTGTGACTGGGAATTGAGCGGTCAACTTGATACAACCTTGGAAAATAAGGATGTTGTCGTATTCATTTCTACTTTGCATGGgggatag